In Elaeis guineensis isolate ETL-2024a chromosome 1, EG11, whole genome shotgun sequence, a genomic segment contains:
- the LOC105038646 gene encoding vesicle transport protein GOT1 — MAYEISELKKVGIGLIGFGILFSFLGVILFFDRGLLALGNLFCLSGVGVLLGWQSTWQLFTKKTYYKGSIPFFLGLFLIFVRWPITGIILEIYGSLVLFSGFGPSIKVFLSHIPVVGWLLQYPFLFFNRLRQMLG; from the exons ATGGCCTACGAGATTAGTGAGCTGAAAA AGGTTGGCATAGGTCTGATAGGCTTCGGCATCCTGTTCTCATTTCTGGGCGTTATTCTCTTCTTTGACAGGGGCTTGCTGGCTCTGGGTAAT TTATTTTGCTTGTCTGGTGTTGGTGTTCTACTTGGTTGGCAATCTACATGGCAACTTTTTACAAAGAAAACGTATTATAAG GGTTCTATACCTTTTTTTCTTGGGCTCTTTCTCATATTTGTCCGTTGGCCTATAACCGGTATCATCTTGGAAATATATGGCTCACTTGTTCTATTCAG TGGCTTTGGGCCTTCTATCAAGGTTTTTCTTTCTCATATACCAGtggtgggatggcttctgcaatACCCTTTTCTG TTCTTCAATCGCTTGAGGCAGATGCTTGGTTGA